In one window of Opitutus sp. GAS368 DNA:
- a CDS encoding DUF5069 domain-containing protein yields the protein MPHVPGLRSCYTKVGRLVYFGRMLDKIRLHAAGQLPAEYQKNLGDAQTLVLDGRCCRFLGVRYADLRERVLAGGIDEEVLAWAHTHGTPRTDEECHIWNRFIVKLGWRDERSGVLPQRIIDSGLTGKPIETIIDHIEYDEGRDPVATKAWDGI from the coding sequence ATGCCCCACGTTCCCGGTCTGCGCAGCTGTTATACCAAGGTCGGGCGGCTCGTCTACTTCGGCCGCATGCTCGACAAGATCCGCCTCCACGCGGCGGGCCAACTGCCCGCCGAATATCAAAAGAACCTCGGTGACGCCCAGACCCTTGTCCTCGACGGCCGCTGCTGCCGCTTCCTCGGCGTCCGCTACGCCGACTTGCGCGAGCGCGTTCTGGCCGGCGGCATCGACGAGGAGGTGCTCGCGTGGGCGCACACGCACGGCACGCCGCGCACGGACGAGGAATGCCACATCTGGAACCGGTTCATCGTGAAACTCGGCTGGCGCGATGAACGCTCCGGTGTCCTTCCCCAGCGCATCATCGACAGCGGCCTGACCGGCAAGCCCATCGAGACCATCATCGACCACATCGAATACGACGAGGGCAGAGATCCCGTCGCCACGAAAGCGTGGGACGGAATCTAG
- a CDS encoding efflux transporter outer membrane subunit, producing MKPTLFLLALTSPVFAALPSVGPDYQRPVVESPVAWKQAAAATALPRGEWWKTFNDATLDDLETRALNANQDLHAAAARVEQARAAAGIARSNYLPSVGLNPSVGRARTSETTDNRFPVAESTTYRASLDASWELDLFGRVRRLSEGARAEATASADDFENVRLALTAEVASSYFSLRALDRETALVNDGVGLRRKTLELINSRRTNGAATDFDVARAETELASTEADAAALANRRAALQNALAVLLGEAAPSYELSAISGQLSAPPPVPVGLPSELLERRPDIAAAESALAAANARIGVAKAAFFPAISLTGSFGYASSDISRLANSDSKLWSIGPSLYLPIFQGGRNRANLARSRAAYEESVALFRQRVLVAFREVQDALTATQLLADQAAAQARAVAAARRAGELAQTRYDAGYVNYFEVIDAQRTLLTAERAATQLGAQQLVNSVGLIKALGGGWSHGPSVVAAN from the coding sequence ATGAAACCAACCTTGTTTCTTCTCGCCCTGACCTCGCCCGTTTTCGCCGCGCTTCCGAGCGTCGGCCCGGATTATCAGCGTCCCGTCGTCGAATCGCCCGTCGCCTGGAAACAGGCCGCCGCCGCGACAGCCCTGCCGCGCGGCGAGTGGTGGAAAACCTTCAACGATGCGACGCTCGACGACCTCGAGACGCGCGCGCTGAACGCCAACCAGGATCTCCACGCCGCCGCCGCGCGCGTCGAGCAGGCCCGCGCCGCCGCCGGGATCGCCCGCAGCAACTATCTGCCGTCGGTCGGGCTGAATCCCTCGGTCGGCCGCGCCCGCACCTCGGAGACGACCGACAACAGGTTCCCCGTCGCCGAGAGCACCACCTACCGGGCGTCACTCGACGCCTCATGGGAGCTCGACCTCTTCGGTCGCGTCCGCCGCCTGAGCGAGGGCGCCCGCGCCGAGGCCACGGCCAGCGCCGACGACTTCGAGAACGTCCGGCTCGCCCTCACGGCCGAGGTCGCCTCCAGCTACTTTTCGCTGCGGGCGCTCGACCGCGAGACCGCGCTCGTGAACGACGGGGTCGGCCTGCGCCGCAAGACGCTCGAGCTGATCAACTCGCGCCGCACCAACGGCGCGGCCACCGACTTCGACGTCGCCCGTGCCGAAACCGAGCTGGCCTCGACCGAGGCGGACGCCGCCGCGCTGGCCAACCGCCGCGCGGCGCTGCAAAACGCGCTCGCCGTGTTGCTGGGGGAAGCGGCGCCAAGCTATGAGCTGTCAGCGATCAGCGGTCAGCTCTCAGCTCCGCCGCCCGTGCCGGTGGGCCTTCCAAGCGAACTGCTGGAGCGCCGCCCGGATATCGCCGCGGCGGAATCAGCGCTGGCCGCGGCCAACGCCCGCATCGGCGTGGCCAAGGCCGCGTTCTTCCCGGCCATTTCGCTGACCGGTTCCTTCGGCTACGCGAGCAGCGACATCAGCCGGCTGGCCAATTCCGATTCCAAGCTCTGGTCCATCGGGCCGAGCCTCTACCTGCCGATCTTCCAGGGCGGCCGCAACCGCGCCAACCTCGCGCGCAGCCGCGCGGCCTACGAGGAGAGCGTTGCGCTCTTCCGCCAGCGCGTGCTGGTCGCCTTCCGCGAGGTGCAGGACGCGCTGACCGCCACGCAGCTGCTGGCCGACCAGGCGGCCGCGCAGGCCCGCGCCGTCGCCGCCGCCCGCCGCGCGGGTGAACTGGCCCAGACGCGCTACGACGCCGGCTACGTGAACTACTTCGAAGTCATCGACGCCCAGCGCACGTTGCTCACCGCCGAGCGGGCGGCGACGCAGCTCGGCGCCCAGCAGCTCGTGAACAGCGTCGGTCTCATCAAGGCCCTCGGCGGCGGCTGGTCGCACGGCCCGTCCGTCGTCGCCGCCAACTGA
- a CDS encoding multidrug efflux RND transporter permease subunit gives MNFSDYFIKRPILAGVLSTIIFLVGLIAMWRLPISEYPEVVPPTVIVRATYAGANPKTISETVAAPLEQAINGVEHSLYMFSQATSDGVMTLTITFAIGTDLDNAQVQVQNRVAQVLPKLPEEVRRVGVVTQKASPDLLMVVHLFSPDNRYDDIYVRNYATLQVRDVLARLTGVGDVRVFGSGDYAMRVWLDPNKVAAKGLTASDVVAAIREQNVQVAAGAVGQQPSSRPVDTELLINTQGRLATEEEFGAIIVKSGPAGERVQLRDVARIELGASTYALRSLLNNKPAVALPIAQLPGSNAIATSDAVRAAMKDMAKSFPDGLKYDIVYDPTIFVRSSIEAVVHTLLEAILLVVLVVILFLQTWRASIIPLAAVPVSLVGTFAVMHALGFSINALSLFGLVLAIGIVVDDAIVVVENVERNIGLGKSPYEATRQAMREVTGPIIATALVLSAVFIPTAFISGLTGQFYKQFAMTIAISTVISAFNSLTLSPALSALLLKAHHAPKDRLTRAMDFAFGWIFRPFNRFFEWASQKYSNGVTRLLRVSVVALLVYAGLLGTTALLFKHTPMGFVPTQDKQYLVAFAQLPAAASLERTDAVIRRMGEIALKHPGVANSIAFPGLSINGFTNSPNSGIVFVALKPFEDRRTAELTGQAIARQLQQEFGSIEDAYIAIFPPPPVQGLGTIGGFKLYVEDRGDNGLDALYGATQGLIGKAYQTPGLTGLFSSYTINTPQIQADVDRAKAKAQGVPLGNVFETMQINLGSLYVNDFNRFGRTYQVVAQADAQFRNRPDDILRLKTRNAAGELVSLGSLVKVRETYGPDRVMRYNGYPAAEINGAPAPGYSSGQAEAIIEKLAAENLPKGMVLDWTELTFQKIIAGNTGIYIFPLSIFLVFLVLAAQYESFRLPFAVILIVPMALFSALVGLWLTRGENNVFTQIGLIVLIGLAAKNAILIVEFAVKLREGGKGILEAAIEASRLRLRPILMTSIAFIAGVFPLVVSHGAGAEMRRAMGVAVFAGMIGVTFFGLFLTPVFYTVLEKLGVRQPAPVAPAALPEHA, from the coding sequence ATGAACTTCTCCGACTACTTCATCAAGCGCCCGATCCTCGCCGGCGTGTTGTCGACCATCATCTTCCTCGTCGGCCTCATCGCGATGTGGCGCCTGCCCATCAGCGAGTATCCCGAGGTCGTCCCGCCGACCGTCATCGTCCGCGCCACCTATGCGGGCGCGAACCCCAAGACCATTTCGGAGACCGTCGCCGCGCCGCTCGAGCAGGCCATCAACGGCGTCGAACACTCGCTCTACATGTTCTCGCAGGCCACCAGCGACGGCGTGATGACGCTCACCATCACCTTCGCCATCGGCACCGACCTGGACAACGCCCAGGTGCAGGTGCAGAACCGCGTCGCCCAGGTCCTGCCCAAGCTGCCCGAGGAGGTCCGCCGCGTCGGCGTCGTCACGCAGAAGGCCTCGCCCGACCTGCTCATGGTCGTGCACCTCTTCTCACCGGACAACCGCTATGACGACATCTACGTCCGCAACTATGCCACGCTGCAGGTTCGCGACGTGCTCGCGCGTCTCACCGGCGTCGGCGACGTCCGCGTCTTCGGCTCGGGCGACTACGCGATGCGGGTCTGGCTCGACCCCAACAAGGTCGCCGCCAAGGGCCTGACCGCCTCCGACGTCGTCGCCGCCATCCGCGAGCAGAACGTCCAGGTCGCCGCCGGCGCCGTCGGGCAGCAGCCTAGCTCGCGCCCTGTTGACACCGAACTGCTGATCAACACCCAGGGCCGCCTCGCCACCGAGGAGGAGTTCGGCGCCATCATCGTCAAGTCCGGCCCGGCCGGCGAACGCGTGCAGCTCCGCGACGTCGCCCGCATCGAGCTCGGCGCCTCCACCTACGCCCTGCGCTCGCTGCTCAACAACAAGCCGGCCGTCGCCTTGCCCATCGCGCAGCTGCCCGGCTCGAACGCCATCGCGACCTCCGACGCCGTGCGCGCCGCGATGAAGGACATGGCGAAGAGTTTCCCTGATGGCCTGAAATACGACATCGTCTATGACCCGACGATCTTCGTCCGCAGCTCCATCGAGGCCGTCGTGCACACGCTGCTCGAGGCCATCCTGCTCGTCGTGCTTGTCGTCATCCTGTTCCTGCAGACCTGGCGCGCCTCGATCATCCCGCTGGCCGCCGTGCCGGTGTCGCTCGTCGGCACCTTCGCGGTGATGCATGCCCTCGGCTTCTCCATCAACGCCCTGTCGCTCTTCGGCCTCGTGCTGGCCATCGGCATCGTGGTGGACGACGCGATCGTCGTCGTCGAGAACGTCGAGCGCAACATCGGCCTCGGCAAGTCGCCCTACGAGGCCACGCGCCAGGCCATGCGCGAGGTCACCGGCCCGATCATCGCCACCGCACTCGTGCTCTCGGCCGTGTTCATCCCGACGGCCTTCATCAGCGGCCTGACCGGCCAGTTCTACAAGCAGTTCGCGATGACCATCGCCATCTCGACCGTCATCTCGGCCTTCAACTCCCTCACGCTCTCGCCAGCGCTCAGCGCGCTGCTCCTCAAGGCCCACCACGCGCCCAAGGACCGGCTCACGCGCGCCATGGACTTCGCCTTCGGCTGGATCTTCCGCCCGTTCAACCGCTTTTTCGAGTGGGCCTCGCAGAAGTATTCCAACGGTGTCACCCGCCTCCTGCGGGTGTCCGTCGTCGCGCTGCTCGTCTACGCCGGCCTGCTCGGCACCACGGCGCTGCTCTTCAAGCACACGCCGATGGGCTTCGTGCCGACGCAGGACAAGCAATACCTCGTCGCCTTCGCCCAGCTGCCCGCCGCCGCCTCGCTCGAGCGCACCGACGCCGTCATCCGCCGCATGGGCGAGATCGCCCTCAAACACCCGGGCGTGGCCAACAGCATTGCCTTCCCGGGCCTCTCGATCAACGGCTTCACCAACTCGCCCAACAGCGGCATCGTCTTCGTGGCGCTCAAGCCCTTCGAGGACCGCCGCACGGCCGAGCTCACTGGCCAGGCCATCGCGCGGCAGCTCCAGCAGGAGTTCGGGTCGATCGAGGACGCCTACATCGCCATCTTCCCGCCGCCGCCTGTGCAGGGCCTCGGCACCATCGGCGGCTTCAAGCTCTACGTCGAGGATCGCGGCGACAACGGCCTCGACGCCCTCTACGGCGCCACGCAGGGCCTGATCGGCAAGGCCTACCAGACCCCCGGCCTCACCGGCCTGTTCTCCAGTTACACGATCAACACGCCGCAAATCCAGGCCGACGTCGATCGCGCCAAGGCCAAGGCCCAGGGCGTGCCGCTCGGAAACGTCTTCGAGACGATGCAGATCAACCTCGGTTCACTCTACGTGAACGACTTCAACCGCTTCGGCCGCACCTACCAGGTCGTGGCCCAGGCCGACGCACAATTCCGCAACCGGCCCGATGACATCCTCCGCCTCAAGACCCGCAACGCTGCCGGCGAGCTCGTGTCGCTCGGCTCGCTCGTCAAGGTCCGCGAGACCTATGGCCCCGACCGGGTCATGCGCTACAACGGCTACCCGGCCGCCGAGATCAACGGCGCGCCCGCCCCGGGCTACAGCTCGGGCCAGGCCGAGGCGATCATCGAGAAGCTCGCCGCCGAGAACCTGCCGAAGGGCATGGTCCTCGACTGGACCGAGCTGACCTTCCAGAAGATCATCGCGGGCAACACCGGCATCTACATCTTCCCGCTGAGCATCTTCCTGGTGTTCCTCGTGCTGGCCGCCCAATACGAGAGCTTCCGCCTCCCGTTCGCGGTCATCCTGATCGTCCCGATGGCGCTGTTCTCCGCGCTGGTCGGCCTCTGGCTGACGCGGGGCGAGAACAACGTCTTCACGCAGATCGGCCTCATCGTGCTCATCGGCCTCGCCGCCAAGAACGCGATCCTGATCGTCGAGTTCGCCGTGAAGCTCCGCGAGGGGGGGAAGGGGATCCTCGAGGCCGCCATCGAGGCCTCGCGCCTCCGCCTGCGGCCGATCCTCATGACCTCGATCGCGTTCATCGCCGGCGTCTTCCCGCTCGTGGTCAGCCACGGCGCCGGCGCCGAGATGCGCCGCGCCATGGGTGTCGCCGTGTTCGCCGGCATGATCGGCGTCACCTTCTTCGGCCTCTTCCTGACCCCGGTGTTCTACACCGTGCTCGAGAAGCTCGGCGTCCGGCAGCCCGCGCCCGTCGCGCCGGCCGCGCTCCCCGAACACGCCTGA
- a CDS encoding PEGA domain-containing protein, giving the protein MENKDSPPSRNKPALNPATAPVPTAKPAPPATFKPAPAAPAPTQATAPAARPAAPAAQPAKGPATAKPEAAPDAMAKVKAFYDRVFPVDSPQRKSGPFIVIAVVIIVLLLAKCAVSSVGEKISAATQVRAEEKRIQSTGVLVVKSNWPEATVEATPSATTDHPAPESVKGVLGQPLPRLAPGKYAVTLHADGWPDAHSEVDVPAGQQTEVTINFKSGSLRLDSDPTGATVKLGNAVLGKTPLVIPRLPPGPCALSFEYPSWPAVSLKVAVTENVESAETVRLPHGSLTVETFPAGATVLVGGKNVGKTPLTLENVPAGEKKIKVQAADYPALDVKAVVEDRGEAKLSLQLGAYFPALDPEALFRGIWVPDDPNRIAPPDDTTGPYQSQNGIVKNLNRKRLHQSWLNKRYHFSAVVKAYDAASGKLEFVEQENAFSKYRVTAVLTPEARKDPALVAPLAKGATRTLSLYGLLTAVEEPRWPSKVIRFEISAADLLH; this is encoded by the coding sequence ATGGAAAACAAAGATTCACCCCCGAGCCGCAACAAGCCCGCCCTGAATCCGGCGACCGCGCCGGTCCCGACGGCCAAGCCGGCCCCGCCGGCGACATTCAAGCCGGCTCCCGCCGCGCCGGCGCCAACCCAGGCCACGGCTCCAGCCGCGAGGCCTGCAGCTCCCGCGGCTCAGCCCGCCAAGGGCCCGGCAACGGCCAAGCCCGAGGCCGCTCCCGATGCGATGGCCAAGGTGAAGGCCTTCTACGACCGGGTGTTCCCGGTGGATTCTCCCCAGCGCAAGTCCGGTCCGTTCATTGTGATCGCGGTGGTGATCATTGTCCTGCTCCTCGCCAAGTGCGCGGTGTCGTCCGTGGGCGAAAAAATCTCCGCCGCCACCCAGGTCCGCGCGGAAGAGAAGCGGATCCAGTCCACCGGCGTGCTGGTTGTGAAATCCAACTGGCCCGAGGCGACCGTCGAAGCTACGCCCTCTGCCACCACCGACCATCCGGCGCCCGAGAGCGTCAAGGGCGTCCTCGGGCAGCCCCTGCCCCGCTTGGCGCCGGGGAAATATGCCGTGACCCTCCATGCCGACGGCTGGCCGGATGCGCACAGCGAGGTGGACGTGCCGGCCGGGCAGCAGACCGAGGTCACGATCAATTTCAAGAGCGGGTCGCTCCGCCTGGATTCCGATCCCACCGGCGCCACGGTCAAGCTGGGCAACGCCGTCCTCGGCAAGACCCCGCTGGTGATCCCCCGCCTGCCCCCGGGCCCGTGCGCGCTCTCCTTCGAATATCCGTCCTGGCCGGCCGTCTCCCTCAAGGTCGCCGTCACGGAGAATGTCGAGTCCGCCGAGACCGTGCGCCTGCCCCACGGCTCGCTGACGGTGGAAACCTTCCCGGCGGGCGCGACGGTCCTGGTCGGCGGAAAAAACGTCGGCAAGACGCCCCTGACCTTGGAAAACGTTCCGGCGGGCGAGAAGAAGATCAAGGTGCAGGCGGCGGACTACCCTGCGCTGGACGTGAAGGCCGTCGTAGAAGACCGCGGCGAGGCGAAGCTCAGCCTGCAGTTGGGCGCCTATTTCCCGGCGCTGGATCCCGAGGCGCTCTTCCGCGGGATCTGGGTGCCAGATGACCCGAACCGAATCGCCCCGCCTGATGACACCACGGGGCCTTATCAGTCGCAGAACGGCATCGTGAAAAACCTGAACCGGAAACGACTCCACCAGAGCTGGCTGAACAAGCGCTATCACTTTTCCGCCGTCGTGAAGGCCTATGATGCCGCCAGTGGCAAACTCGAGTTTGTCGAGCAAGAGAATGCCTTCTCCAAGTATCGCGTGACGGCGGTCCTCACGCCCGAGGCCCGCAAGGACCCGGCGCTGGTGGCGCCGCTGGCCAAGGGCGCGACGCGGACGCTCTCGCTCTACGGGCTCCTCACCGCGGTGGAGGAACCGCGCTGGCCTTCGAAAGTGATCCGGTTCGAGATCTCGGCCGCGGATTTGCTGCACTGA
- a CDS encoding YMGG-like glycine zipper-containing protein, whose protein sequence is MNSPKLILPVLTLAVLLGGCVGTGPNTQRGAVAGGALGAIAGAIIGNNSGHGNGASGAAIGAVAGALAGGTIGNANDHEDGTVYEESPPYHQRARRSYTRIEEVPPPPPAQPAPPEVAERITPSPSPEAVWIPGYWDFNGDAYAWTAGHWEIPPPNSRSYVASHWEVRANTNVFVRGYWQ, encoded by the coding sequence ATGAACTCTCCCAAACTGATCCTTCCCGTCCTGACGCTGGCGGTCCTGCTGGGCGGCTGTGTCGGCACCGGCCCCAACACGCAACGCGGCGCGGTGGCCGGCGGGGCGCTCGGCGCGATCGCCGGCGCCATCATCGGCAACAATTCCGGCCATGGTAACGGCGCCTCGGGTGCCGCCATCGGCGCCGTCGCGGGCGCCCTGGCGGGCGGCACCATCGGCAATGCCAACGACCACGAGGATGGCACCGTTTACGAGGAGAGCCCGCCCTACCACCAACGCGCGCGGCGCAGCTACACCCGGATCGAGGAAGTCCCTCCGCCACCGCCCGCCCAGCCGGCCCCGCCCGAGGTGGCCGAAAGGATCACCCCGTCCCCGTCTCCCGAGGCGGTCTGGATCCCCGGCTACTGGGATTTCAATGGCGACGCCTATGCCTGGACGGCCGGTCACTGGGAAATCCCGCCGCCCAACAGCCGCAGCTACGTGGCGTCCCACTGGGAAGTCCGCGCGAACACCAACGTGTTCGTCCGCGGTTACTGGCAGTAA
- a CDS encoding MFS transporter has product MNSTTKLICLALGAFAIGTESYVVAGVLPTIASDLGVTVPLAGQLITAFALTYAFGSPLIAVATGGVERRRLLLVSIAMFGLLNLFAAFSHTYAQLFAVRIGLGLAAGTFMPAASAYAVAATPAEHRGRALSIIFGGLTVAMVIGAPIGVLLGGHFGWRVIFLVVAALAFVALAGLAFTLKRIQADAAVGLAERLAIARRPDVLGTLAVTVITITGVYTIYSYLASFLQQTAHIAGDTLALVLFLFGLGSTAGNILAGGATDRIGPQRVITRVLLGLVGLFALLSLTGLLFPPDAARWIIVPLIALWGFVGFSFPSAQQAHMVTLAPKLAPITLSLNASAIYFGASLGALLGSFVVAHGSVGALGWMGALCEVNAFLLLKFIRRRRPAAEPRPGSVAEPLAEAA; this is encoded by the coding sequence ATGAATTCCACCACCAAGTTGATCTGCCTGGCGCTCGGCGCCTTCGCCATCGGCACCGAGAGCTACGTGGTCGCGGGCGTGCTGCCCACGATCGCTTCCGACCTCGGGGTCACGGTGCCGCTCGCGGGGCAGCTGATCACCGCTTTTGCGCTCACCTATGCGTTCGGCTCGCCGTTGATTGCCGTCGCGACGGGCGGCGTGGAGCGCCGCCGGCTCCTGCTCGTGTCGATTGCGATGTTCGGCCTCCTCAATCTCTTCGCCGCGTTCTCGCACACCTATGCGCAGCTGTTCGCCGTCCGCATTGGACTCGGGCTGGCAGCGGGCACCTTCATGCCGGCGGCGAGCGCCTACGCCGTGGCCGCCACTCCGGCGGAGCATCGCGGCCGCGCGCTTTCCATCATCTTCGGCGGGCTCACCGTCGCGATGGTGATCGGTGCGCCCATCGGCGTGCTGCTCGGCGGACACTTCGGGTGGCGCGTCATTTTCCTCGTCGTCGCTGCGCTGGCGTTCGTGGCCCTGGCCGGTCTGGCGTTCACGCTCAAGCGGATCCAGGCGGATGCCGCGGTGGGTCTCGCCGAACGCCTCGCGATCGCCCGCCGGCCCGACGTGCTGGGCACGCTGGCCGTCACCGTGATCACGATCACCGGCGTCTACACGATCTATTCGTATCTGGCGTCGTTCCTGCAGCAGACCGCGCATATCGCGGGTGATACGCTGGCGTTGGTGCTGTTCCTGTTCGGCCTTGGCAGCACCGCGGGCAACATCCTCGCGGGCGGCGCCACCGACCGGATTGGACCGCAGCGGGTCATCACCCGGGTGCTGCTGGGACTGGTCGGGCTGTTCGCCCTGCTCTCGCTCACGGGGCTCCTGTTCCCGCCGGACGCCGCCCGCTGGATCATCGTGCCGCTGATCGCGCTGTGGGGCTTCGTGGGGTTTTCTTTCCCGTCCGCGCAACAGGCCCACATGGTCACGCTGGCGCCGAAACTCGCGCCGATCACGCTTTCACTCAATGCCTCGGCCATCTACTTCGGGGCGTCACTGGGCGCGCTGCTTGGCTCGTTCGTCGTCGCCCACGGGTCGGTGGGTGCGCTGGGGTGGATGGGGGCGCTGTGTGAAGTGAACGCGTTTCTCCTGCTGAAATTCATCCGCCGCCGTCGCCCGGCGGCGGAGCCCCGGCCCGGGTCCGTCGCCGAACCGCTGGCCGAAGCCGCCTGA
- a CDS encoding glucose 1-dehydrogenase has translation MKSNIQPKLTGKIALVTGASKGVGASIAKHLAAAGASVVVNYASSKAGADQVVAEITAAGGRAVAIQGDVAKPADITRLLAETKKTFGHLDILVNNAGVYEFQPLEAITVEHYHRIFNINVLGLLLTTQEAVKHFPATGGSIINVGSVVTDLTPPASAVYTGTKGAVDAITGVLAKELGPKKIRVNALNPGLTITEGTHTAGIAGSDFERDAVSKTPLGRAGQPQDIAKAAVFLASDDSGWITGEQLRVGGGIY, from the coding sequence ATGAAATCCAACATCCAGCCTAAGCTCACGGGCAAGATCGCCCTCGTCACCGGTGCCTCCAAGGGCGTCGGCGCCTCCATCGCCAAGCACCTCGCCGCCGCGGGTGCGTCCGTCGTCGTCAACTATGCATCCAGCAAGGCCGGCGCCGACCAGGTTGTCGCCGAGATCACCGCCGCCGGCGGCCGCGCCGTCGCCATCCAGGGCGATGTCGCCAAGCCGGCCGACATCACGCGCCTGCTGGCCGAGACGAAGAAGACCTTCGGCCACCTCGACATCCTCGTGAACAACGCGGGAGTCTACGAATTCCAGCCGCTCGAGGCCATCACGGTGGAACACTACCACCGCATCTTCAACATCAACGTGCTCGGCCTGCTCCTGACCACGCAGGAAGCGGTGAAGCACTTCCCGGCCACGGGTGGCAGCATCATCAACGTCGGTTCCGTCGTCACCGATCTCACGCCGCCCGCCAGCGCGGTCTACACCGGCACCAAGGGCGCGGTCGACGCCATCACCGGCGTGCTCGCGAAGGAGCTCGGCCCGAAGAAAATTCGCGTCAACGCGCTCAACCCCGGCCTGACCATCACCGAGGGCACGCACACCGCCGGCATCGCGGGCTCGGATTTCGAGAGAGACGCCGTCAGCAAGACGCCGCTCGGCCGCGCGGGCCAGCCGCAAGACATTGCCAAGGCGGCGGTCTTCCTCGCCTCCGACGACTCCGGCTGGATCACCGGCGAGCAACTCCGCGTCGGCGGCGGCATCTACTGA